In a single window of the Prosthecobacter sp. SYSU 5D2 genome:
- a CDS encoding alpha/beta hydrolase-fold protein, whose translation MPFRTIEISLPEYAPAGVSFVTVKSSALMRRADLTLYVPPTAPAGPLPLVILLHGVYGSHWAWLFKGGAHKVLDRLIAEENLPPMMLAMPSDGLWGDGSGYAQHAGADCHRWIVEEVPQAATLVDPRVARSPRFIAGLSMGGYGAMRLGALHAEKFTAISAHSSCTDIAHLHGFVEETSAQFVLTEKEPMSVIECLTQNAHRLPPLRFDCGSDDILIEHNRTLHQQLDQAGIPHVYEEFTGGHTWEYWHEHLADSLRFFGQTIR comes from the coding sequence ATGCCTTTTCGCACCATCGAGATCTCCCTGCCGGAGTATGCCCCGGCAGGTGTTTCTTTTGTCACCGTCAAATCCTCCGCCTTAATGCGCCGCGCAGACCTCACTCTGTACGTGCCGCCAACCGCCCCTGCCGGTCCGCTGCCCTTGGTCATCCTGCTGCATGGAGTCTATGGCAGCCACTGGGCCTGGCTGTTTAAAGGCGGCGCACATAAGGTGCTGGACCGCCTGATCGCGGAGGAAAACCTGCCACCCATGATGCTCGCCATGCCTTCCGATGGTCTGTGGGGCGATGGCAGCGGCTACGCGCAACATGCCGGGGCGGACTGCCATCGCTGGATCGTCGAAGAAGTCCCCCAGGCCGCCACCCTCGTTGATCCCCGAGTTGCCCGGTCACCTCGTTTCATCGCGGGCCTGTCCATGGGCGGTTACGGCGCCATGCGCCTGGGGGCTCTCCATGCCGAAAAGTTCACTGCCATTAGCGCCCACAGCAGTTGCACGGACATCGCCCATCTGCACGGCTTTGTGGAAGAAACGTCCGCCCAATTTGTGCTGACGGAAAAGGAGCCGATGTCTGTCATCGAGTGTCTGACACAGAATGCGCACCGCCTGCCGCCGCTGCGTTTCGACTGCGGCAGTGACGACATCCTCATCGAGCACAACCGCACACTGCATCAGCAGTTAGACCAGGCCGGCATCCCGCATGTCTATGAAGAATTCACCGGCGGTCACACCTGGGAGTACTGGCATGAACACCTGGCAGACAG
- a CDS encoding type II toxin-antitoxin system VapC family toxin gives MNFLLDTCTFLWLALPPGRLSDEATRQLNDPFNRLYLSDVSVWEITLKHSGGKLPLPAAPRLWLPSRLAFYHVHLLPLTHAAIFRSGELPRSHVDPFDRLLAAQAIESGMTLLSPDLPLSLLGASRMW, from the coding sequence ATGAATTTCCTCCTCGATACGTGTACCTTTCTTTGGCTCGCCTTACCCCCGGGCCGCTTGTCAGATGAAGCCACCCGCCAGCTCAATGATCCCTTCAACCGTCTGTATCTCAGTGACGTCAGCGTCTGGGAGATCACCTTAAAACACTCCGGCGGCAAGCTGCCCTTGCCTGCTGCTCCTCGTCTCTGGCTACCCAGCAGACTGGCGTTTTATCACGTTCATCTCCTGCCCCTCACCCACGCCGCCATCTTCCGCAGCGGCGAGCTCCCGCGCAGCCACGTGGACCCCTTCGACCGCCTCCTCGCCGCCCAAGCCATCGAATCCGGCATGACCCTCCTCTCACCTGATCTGCCCCTGTCCCTGCTCGGAGCTTCACGGATGTGGTGA
- a CDS encoding type II toxin-antitoxin system Phd/YefM family antitoxin, whose product MTTITTHEAKTHLSRYLAEVEQGKEYIIARGKHAVAMLVPVPAEQKKARPKVGETLDPPFDIPDSAFAPLTEEELKEWGL is encoded by the coding sequence ATGACCACCATCACCACCCACGAGGCCAAAACCCACCTGTCCCGTTACCTCGCCGAGGTGGAGCAAGGCAAAGAATACATCATCGCCCGGGGGAAACACGCCGTCGCCATGCTGGTGCCTGTCCCGGCTGAACAAAAGAAAGCTCGCCCAAAAGTAGGCGAAACCCTCGACCCTCCGTTCGACATCCCAGACTCCGCTTTTGCACCGCTTACAGAAGAAGAACTGAAAGAATGGGGCCTATGA
- a CDS encoding SDR family oxidoreductase: MHLHGQICVITGAARGIGLATVHSLIQRGAKVVLVDLDFAALSAAMSGLNEEQALTIIADVSRGEDVARIVTETTARWGDISVWINNAGLARHRWITDYTEGEIDVMLDVNLKGTILGCQAALRCMAPHRRGHIINIISTASLRGIPSETVYCAAKWGVRGFTQGLAEEAAPHRIRVTAILPGGVDTAFWDEASPRTAPKQLFLKPEHIADAILRCLEMDDFCVPRELVLRSLDDSDFSVKPE; the protein is encoded by the coding sequence ATGCACCTCCATGGTCAAATTTGTGTCATCACCGGAGCCGCGCGCGGCATCGGCCTCGCCACGGTCCACTCCCTCATTCAGCGTGGGGCCAAAGTGGTGCTTGTGGACCTCGACTTCGCCGCCCTCTCCGCTGCCATGAGTGGTCTCAACGAAGAGCAGGCGCTCACCATCATCGCCGATGTCAGCCGGGGGGAGGATGTCGCCCGCATCGTTACCGAGACCACCGCGCGCTGGGGGGATATCTCCGTGTGGATCAACAACGCCGGCCTGGCCCGCCATCGCTGGATCACCGACTACACCGAAGGCGAGATTGACGTCATGCTGGACGTGAATCTCAAAGGCACCATCCTCGGCTGCCAGGCCGCGCTCCGTTGCATGGCTCCCCATCGTCGTGGCCACATCATCAACATCATCTCCACCGCCAGCCTGCGCGGCATCCCCAGTGAGACCGTTTATTGCGCCGCCAAGTGGGGCGTGCGCGGCTTCACCCAGGGCCTGGCCGAAGAAGCCGCCCCGCATCGCATCCGCGTCACCGCCATCCTGCCCGGCGGCGTGGACACCGCCTTCTGGGATGAAGCCTCGCCTCGCACCGCGCCTAAGCAGCTTTTCCTCAAGCCCGAGCACATCGCCGACGCCATCCTCCGCTGTCTGGAAATGGACGACTTCTGCGTCCCCCGCGAGCTGGTCCTCCGCTCCCTGGATGACAGCGATTTCTCCGTCAAACCGGAGTGA
- a CDS encoding 2-hydroxyacid dehydrogenase encodes MTNIAFYDTKQYDREAVLAAPGAEALNWTFHDFRLTAETASTAAGAEAVCVFVNDRLDRPCLEKLASAGVKLAALRCAGFNQVDLPAARELGIAITRVPAYSPHAVAEHAVALLMTLNRKIHRSFNRVREHNFSLAGLVGFDLYGKTVGIVGTGKIGRCTAQIFRGFGTRVLAHDPFPVSDWAAENNIEYTSMETLLKESDVVSLHLPLTPETHHLLNGQTLAQMKPGAYLVNSSRGKLVDTTALIESLKSGHIGGVALDVYEEEEGIFFEDLSGHVLQDDTLALLLSLPNVLITSHQAFLTQEALGEIARVTVANVSAVKDSTFLPGTVLK; translated from the coding sequence ATGACCAACATCGCCTTTTACGATACCAAGCAATACGACCGCGAAGCCGTTCTCGCAGCCCCCGGCGCGGAGGCTTTAAACTGGACCTTTCACGACTTTCGCCTCACAGCGGAGACCGCTTCCACCGCCGCCGGTGCGGAAGCCGTCTGCGTGTTTGTGAATGACCGGCTCGACCGGCCTTGCCTGGAAAAACTCGCCTCTGCCGGGGTCAAGCTCGCCGCTCTTCGCTGCGCCGGATTCAACCAGGTGGACCTGCCTGCCGCGCGTGAGCTTGGCATCGCCATCACCCGCGTCCCAGCCTATTCCCCCCATGCCGTCGCGGAGCACGCCGTCGCCCTTTTGATGACCCTTAACCGCAAGATCCACCGTTCTTTCAACCGCGTGCGAGAGCATAATTTTTCCCTCGCCGGCCTTGTCGGATTTGATCTTTATGGCAAGACGGTGGGCATCGTTGGCACCGGCAAAATTGGTCGCTGCACCGCCCAGATCTTCCGGGGTTTTGGCACCCGTGTGCTCGCGCATGACCCCTTTCCCGTCAGTGACTGGGCTGCGGAAAACAACATCGAATACACTTCCATGGAAACGCTTTTGAAGGAGAGCGATGTCGTCTCCCTTCACCTCCCGCTGACACCGGAGACCCATCATCTCCTCAATGGCCAGACCCTGGCCCAGATGAAGCCCGGTGCCTATCTCGTCAATTCCAGCCGTGGTAAGCTGGTGGATACCACCGCCCTCATTGAGAGCCTGAAATCCGGCCACATCGGCGGAGTCGCCCTGGATGTGTATGAGGAGGAGGAAGGCATCTTCTTTGAAGACCTCTCCGGCCATGTCTTGCAGGATGACACCCTCGCCTTGCTGCTCTCGCTCCCCAATGTCCTCATCACCTCCCATCAGGCCTTTCTCACCCAGGAAGCCCTCGGCGAAATCGCCCGCGTCACCGTCGCCAATGTAAGCGCGGTAAAAGACAGCACTTTTCTGCCCGGCACCGTCCTGAAGTGA
- a CDS encoding cation-transporting P-type ATPase, translating into MKSDPTLDSSDWHKLETSEVTRLLESDCEHGLSDEEVERRQKKFGANTMSARSGTPAWMRFIQQFNQPLVYILVAASVITGLLQEWVDSGVIFGVVLANAIIGFIQESKAEKAIDALNSMVVTEATVRRGGYKKRIPSSQLVPGDVVLLQSGDRVPADLRLFDVNSLQVDESALTGESVPVQKHADVLGHDVVLADRKNQAFAGTSATYGTAQGLVSAIGDKTETGRIAWLIAETVELSTPLTRKIAAFSKLLLWVILGLSIVTFVVGVMRGEPPVDMFMAAVALAVGAIPEGLPAAVTIVLAIGVSRMAKRRAIIRKLPAVETLGSTTVVCSDKTGTLTENQMTVQRVYAGGQEYQITGVGYEPKGHLLGEDEAKLELADHPALLECLLAGVLCNDSQLVIEDGRHLMQGDPTEAALLVAGAKAGLDHETSMKEAPRHSMIPFESQHMFRATLHEHEDGRVIYKVGAVERLLERCADMLGSDGKTVPLDKEAIRVAVEKMASQGMRVLSFARSHDVPEEGDLSHDHVKEGMTFLGLQGMIDPPRPEAIAAVKDCRMAGILVKMITGDHALTARAIAEKLGIADGDGVQTMTGQELEKISDADLPAIAHRVEVFARVAPEQKLRLVRALQTHGHVVAMTGDGVNDAPALKQADIGIAMGITGTDVAKGAADMVLVDDNFATIKAAVEEGRGVFDNLRKFIVWTLPTNLGEGSIILVSIIFGLTLPVLPVQLLWVNMTTAVFLGLMLVFEPNEPDLMQRPPRDPKRPLLTFPLFMRTGLISSIMILGSFWLFFEELKTPGETEQEARTAVINVIVMVEVAYLFSCRSLNHSLFSIGLWTNRLAILGAFGMICAQLLFTYTPLMNKLFHTMPLGASSWGKILIVTLLSFAAVEFEKWVRFGGGRGKDKLPE; encoded by the coding sequence ATGAAATCTGATCCCACCCTTGATTCGTCCGACTGGCACAAGCTGGAAACCTCTGAAGTCACCCGCCTGCTCGAATCCGATTGTGAGCATGGTTTGAGCGATGAGGAAGTGGAGCGGCGGCAGAAAAAATTCGGGGCCAATACCATGTCCGCGCGTTCCGGCACTCCGGCCTGGATGCGTTTCATTCAGCAGTTTAACCAGCCTCTGGTTTACATCCTCGTCGCCGCATCCGTCATCACGGGACTGCTTCAGGAGTGGGTGGATTCAGGCGTCATCTTTGGGGTGGTTTTGGCCAATGCCATCATCGGATTTATTCAAGAATCCAAGGCTGAAAAAGCCATTGATGCCCTCAACAGCATGGTCGTTACCGAGGCTACTGTCCGGCGTGGCGGTTATAAAAAGCGCATCCCTTCCTCCCAGCTCGTTCCGGGAGATGTGGTGCTGCTGCAAAGCGGCGACCGGGTGCCGGCGGATCTGCGCCTGTTCGATGTGAACAGCCTCCAGGTGGATGAATCTGCCCTCACGGGGGAGTCCGTGCCTGTTCAAAAACATGCTGATGTATTAGGACATGATGTTGTGCTGGCCGACCGTAAAAACCAGGCTTTTGCAGGAACCTCCGCCACCTATGGCACTGCGCAGGGGCTGGTTTCGGCCATTGGCGACAAGACAGAAACCGGGCGCATCGCCTGGCTGATTGCCGAGACCGTGGAGCTGTCCACCCCGCTCACCCGCAAGATCGCCGCCTTCAGCAAGCTGCTGCTGTGGGTCATCCTGGGGCTTTCCATTGTCACCTTCGTCGTCGGTGTCATGCGTGGAGAGCCTCCGGTGGATATGTTCATGGCTGCAGTTGCCCTGGCCGTTGGTGCCATCCCGGAGGGGCTGCCCGCCGCCGTCACCATTGTCCTGGCCATCGGCGTCAGCCGCATGGCCAAAAGGCGCGCCATCATCCGCAAGCTCCCCGCTGTGGAAACGCTCGGCAGCACCACCGTGGTATGCTCCGATAAAACCGGCACCCTCACGGAAAACCAGATGACCGTGCAGCGTGTGTATGCCGGCGGGCAGGAGTATCAAATCACCGGCGTGGGCTATGAGCCCAAAGGCCACTTGCTCGGTGAGGATGAAGCCAAACTGGAACTCGCAGACCATCCCGCGCTTCTTGAATGCCTGCTCGCGGGGGTGCTCTGCAATGATTCCCAACTCGTCATCGAAGATGGCAGGCACCTCATGCAGGGCGATCCGACCGAAGCCGCCCTGCTGGTGGCCGGTGCGAAAGCCGGCCTGGATCATGAGACCTCTATGAAGGAAGCGCCGCGTCACAGCATGATCCCCTTTGAATCCCAGCACATGTTCCGCGCCACTCTGCATGAGCATGAAGACGGGCGCGTCATTTACAAAGTCGGCGCTGTGGAGCGTCTTCTGGAGCGCTGCGCAGACATGCTCGGCAGCGATGGCAAAACAGTCCCGCTGGATAAAGAGGCCATCCGCGTGGCGGTTGAAAAAATGGCCTCGCAGGGCATGCGTGTCCTTTCCTTTGCCCGCAGTCATGACGTCCCGGAGGAGGGGGATCTGTCTCACGATCACGTCAAGGAAGGCATGACCTTTCTTGGCCTCCAGGGCATGATTGATCCTCCCCGCCCGGAGGCCATCGCGGCGGTCAAAGACTGCCGCATGGCGGGCATCCTCGTCAAAATGATCACCGGTGACCACGCCCTCACCGCCCGCGCCATCGCGGAAAAACTGGGCATTGCCGATGGTGACGGCGTCCAGACCATGACCGGGCAGGAGCTGGAAAAAATCAGCGATGCAGATCTCCCCGCCATCGCCCACCGGGTGGAGGTCTTCGCCCGCGTCGCCCCTGAGCAAAAGCTTCGTCTGGTCCGGGCTCTCCAGACCCACGGCCATGTCGTCGCCATGACCGGAGACGGCGTCAATGATGCTCCCGCGCTGAAGCAGGCGGACATCGGCATCGCCATGGGCATCACCGGCACGGATGTGGCCAAAGGCGCTGCCGACATGGTGCTTGTGGATGACAACTTCGCCACCATCAAAGCTGCTGTGGAAGAAGGGCGCGGTGTCTTTGACAACCTGCGCAAATTCATCGTCTGGACCCTGCCCACCAATCTGGGGGAAGGATCCATCATCCTTGTATCCATCATCTTTGGCCTCACCCTCCCCGTGCTGCCGGTGCAGCTTCTTTGGGTGAACATGACCACAGCGGTCTTCCTGGGCCTCATGCTCGTCTTTGAGCCCAATGAGCCCGACCTCATGCAGCGCCCGCCGCGTGATCCCAAGCGCCCGCTCCTGACCTTCCCCCTCTTCATGCGTACCGGACTGATTTCATCTATCATGATCCTTGGCTCTTTCTGGCTTTTCTTTGAAGAGTTGAAAACTCCCGGCGAGACCGAGCAGGAGGCCCGCACCGCCGTCATCAATGTCATCGTTATGGTGGAGGTCGCCTATTTGTTCAGCTGCCGTTCCTTAAACCATTCCCTCTTCTCCATCGGCCTCTGGACCAATCGTCTGGCCATCCTCGGTGCCTTCGGCATGATCTGTGCCCAGTTGCTCTTCACCTACACCCCTCTCATGAACAAACTCTTCCACACCATGCCTTTGGGGGCCAGTTCATGGGGCAAGATCCTCATTGTCACCCTTCTCTCCTTTGCTGCGGTGGAGTTTGAAAAATGGGTCCGCTTTGGTGGTGGCCGAGGCAAAGACAAACTCCCTGAATAA
- a CDS encoding potassium/proton antiporter yields MDIAYILIPSLLILVVLASVWLDRFSVPVILVALGAGILFGSDVLNLWHFEDVALTNQVANVALVFILFQGGFATKHSDLKAVALTAGGLATWGVFLTAVASFFCLWGVLGWSYEKALLLSVIISSTDAAAIFSILRRQSLPPRLSGTLEIESAANDPMAILMTMAAIESLTSGESQGLATIGMFIWKFTAGPALGWVLAHVALSIFNRLNPQDRGYYYVLLLGVVLLTYGVTEMCHASGMLGVFTTGFVMGNSHFIYKQGVRNFSAALATIANIGVFVLMGLLVFPSRWATLWVEGIILFAVLTFVARPVAVWLGTLGMGLDAKSKLFTSWAGLRGAVPIVLATYPLAAGMEVGEDVFNLVFFAVILSISIQGSTLTSVARWLKLSTPSRPMRRYGLELVTMAKSELDLVVVDLPDPKGKLGPRIRDLKLPPGAIITLITRDNEVLIPKGNFRLQGWDQVTVLARIVEEDQVREALLKPFEQEDTNGPTSLSSPEAATPPIL; encoded by the coding sequence ATGGACATTGCTTACATTCTCATCCCCTCCCTGCTCATCCTAGTGGTGCTCGCCTCCGTGTGGCTGGACCGCTTCAGCGTGCCCGTCATCCTGGTCGCGCTGGGGGCAGGCATTCTGTTTGGCAGCGATGTGCTGAATCTTTGGCACTTTGAGGATGTCGCCCTGACCAACCAGGTTGCCAACGTCGCGCTGGTCTTCATCCTTTTTCAGGGCGGTTTTGCCACCAAGCACAGTGACCTCAAGGCGGTGGCCCTCACGGCCGGCGGCCTGGCCACCTGGGGGGTCTTTCTCACCGCCGTCGCCTCCTTCTTTTGCCTTTGGGGCGTGCTGGGCTGGTCATACGAAAAGGCCCTGCTGCTCTCCGTCATCATATCCTCCACGGATGCGGCGGCCATCTTCTCCATTCTGCGCCGTCAGTCGCTGCCTCCGCGTCTTTCCGGCACCTTGGAAATCGAAAGTGCCGCCAATGACCCCATGGCCATCCTCATGACCATGGCCGCGATTGAAAGCCTCACCTCAGGGGAAAGCCAGGGCCTGGCCACCATCGGCATGTTCATCTGGAAATTCACCGCCGGTCCCGCCTTGGGATGGGTTCTGGCCCATGTGGCCCTCAGCATTTTCAACCGGCTGAATCCGCAGGATCGCGGTTATTATTATGTGCTGCTTCTCGGGGTGGTGCTGCTCACGTATGGCGTCACCGAGATGTGCCATGCCAGCGGCATGCTGGGCGTCTTCACCACCGGCTTTGTGATGGGGAACAGCCACTTCATTTACAAGCAGGGTGTGCGTAATTTCTCAGCAGCCCTGGCCACTATTGCCAACATCGGCGTCTTTGTGCTCATGGGCCTGCTGGTCTTCCCCAGCCGCTGGGCCACCCTGTGGGTGGAGGGGATCATCCTCTTTGCCGTGCTCACCTTTGTCGCCCGCCCGGTGGCCGTCTGGCTGGGCACTCTCGGCATGGGCCTGGATGCCAAAAGCAAGCTCTTCACCAGTTGGGCAGGCCTGCGTGGAGCTGTGCCCATCGTCCTCGCCACCTACCCCCTCGCCGCCGGGATGGAGGTGGGAGAGGATGTCTTTAACCTGGTTTTCTTCGCCGTCATTCTGTCCATCTCCATCCAGGGCTCCACCCTCACCTCGGTGGCCCGCTGGCTCAAGCTTTCCACGCCTTCCCGCCCCATGCGGCGTTATGGACTTGAACTCGTCACCATGGCCAAAAGCGAGCTTGATCTCGTCGTGGTGGACCTGCCTGACCCCAAAGGCAAACTCGGTCCCAGGATTCGCGATCTGAAGCTTCCTCCGGGTGCCATCATCACCCTCATCACCCGCGATAATGAGGTCCTTATCCCCAAGGGCAACTTCCGCCTCCAGGGCTGGGACCAGGTCACTGTGCTGGCCCGCATCGTGGAAGAAGACCAGGTGCGTGAAGCTCTGCTCAAACCTTTTGAGCAGGAAGATACGAATGGCCCCACCTCATTGAGCTCTCCAGAAGCAGCAACACCCCCGATCTTGTGA
- a CDS encoding universal stress protein: MSDLTPPTSRPSSLPQVSRLLVPVDFSPAGRMAARTAAGIARKQGAKITLLHVLTPVTHGPETVIHGENFQAKRRACALAELESLKDSLAEGTDVSCALREGSPFEEIIRFARSHKTGLIVLPRTRQPGLLSQLLGSTVERVVHEAPCAVLVLAGPEILWLDEPQHVLLTTDFSPDSLAAFPWAEKVACTYGARVTLTHVQVPMGLPGTREYARYHDSIDELRQAADAMLISFRQRHLSPAVEVDTRVVEGTPHRAINRLARRLSVSLIIIAAHGVKGWHHMLTGSTAQRVVRHATCAVLVVMPQSPVSSQAA, translated from the coding sequence ATGAGCGATTTAACCCCTCCCACATCTCGTCCCTCATCCTTGCCCCAGGTGAGCCGTTTGCTGGTGCCGGTGGATTTTTCTCCGGCGGGCCGCATGGCTGCCCGTACGGCAGCCGGCATTGCCAGAAAGCAGGGGGCAAAAATAACCCTTTTGCATGTGCTCACGCCCGTGACTCATGGGCCGGAAACCGTCATTCATGGGGAAAATTTTCAAGCTAAACGCCGCGCCTGTGCCCTGGCGGAACTGGAGTCCCTGAAAGATAGCCTGGCTGAGGGAACGGACGTTTCCTGCGCTCTCCGGGAAGGCTCTCCTTTTGAAGAAATCATCCGCTTTGCCCGCTCACATAAGACCGGCCTGATCGTCCTGCCCCGCACCCGGCAGCCAGGTCTCCTGTCCCAGCTTCTGGGAAGCACGGTGGAGCGTGTCGTGCATGAGGCACCCTGTGCGGTGCTGGTGCTGGCCGGTCCAGAAATATTGTGGCTGGACGAACCGCAGCATGTGCTGCTGACCACGGACTTTTCTCCTGATTCGCTGGCCGCCTTCCCGTGGGCGGAGAAGGTGGCCTGCACCTATGGCGCACGCGTCACCCTGACCCATGTCCAGGTGCCAATGGGCCTGCCCGGCACACGGGAGTACGCCCGCTATCATGATTCGATTGATGAGTTGCGGCAGGCGGCGGATGCCATGCTCATCAGCTTCCGCCAACGCCATCTCAGCCCCGCTGTTGAGGTTGATACAAGGGTTGTCGAAGGCACGCCTCATCGCGCCATCAACCGACTGGCCAGGCGGCTCAGCGTCTCACTCATCATCATCGCCGCCCATGGCGTGAAAGGCTGGCATCATATGCTCACAGGCAGCACCGCCCAGAGGGTCGTCCGGCACGCCACATGCGCTGTTCTTGTGGTCATGCCGCAGTCGCCAGTTTCCTCTCAGGCAGCTTAG
- a CDS encoding AraC family transcriptional regulator, translated as MPATEQADYFSTQVVRTRRFYLPDWKERQRERGGLCLVGGGCEWCAPDFVVDRQTFPYLAFEFVSRGKGHVTLANRMQELGTGHAFFFDPNTAHVIRSDAEEPMVKYFFNFTGARATALMEELGIGAGSLIRVLDASRVITLLEEVIDHALRGGRLGLRAASAALEHALVLCADSRQPATTKLDPAYATYLRCRGHILRNYPVLSNIEEAARHCHVSAAYLTRLFKRYDVETPLACLTRLKLSQAAIKLRQPDAQVKAVASELGYKSPAHFSRAFKAWSGRSPTDIRMDG; from the coding sequence ATGCCCGCCACTGAACAAGCCGACTACTTCTCCACCCAGGTGGTGCGCACCCGGCGTTTTTATTTGCCAGACTGGAAGGAACGCCAGCGCGAGCGTGGCGGCCTCTGCCTGGTAGGCGGCGGCTGCGAATGGTGCGCACCGGATTTTGTGGTGGACCGCCAGACCTTTCCCTACCTGGCCTTTGAGTTCGTCTCGCGTGGCAAAGGCCACGTCACCCTGGCCAACCGCATGCAGGAACTGGGGACCGGCCATGCGTTCTTTTTTGATCCGAACACCGCCCACGTCATCCGCTCCGATGCCGAGGAGCCCATGGTGAAGTACTTTTTCAATTTCACCGGTGCACGCGCCACCGCCCTGATGGAAGAGCTGGGCATTGGTGCTGGATCTCTTATCCGTGTGCTGGATGCAAGCCGCGTCATCACCTTGCTGGAAGAGGTCATTGACCATGCCCTGCGTGGAGGCCGGCTGGGCCTGCGTGCCGCCAGCGCTGCGTTGGAGCACGCGCTGGTCCTTTGCGCCGACAGCCGTCAGCCGGCGACGACGAAACTGGATCCCGCCTATGCCACCTATCTCCGCTGCCGGGGGCACATTTTGAGGAACTATCCGGTGCTCAGCAACATCGAGGAAGCCGCCCGCCACTGCCATGTTTCCGCAGCCTACCTGACCCGCCTTTTTAAACGCTACGATGTGGAAACACCGCTCGCCTGCCTGACCCGCCTGAAGCTCTCGCAGGCCGCCATCAAGCTCCGCCAGCCGGATGCCCAGGTCAAAGCCGTGGCCAGTGAGCTTGGCTACAAAAGCCCGGCCCATTTTTCTCGCGCCTTCAAAGCCTGGAGCGGGCGCTCGCCGACGGACATCCGCATGGATGGTTGA
- a CDS encoding dihydrodipicolinate synthase family protein, producing MSLPQPIRGIIPPLVTPLSGRDTLDVAGLERLVEHLITGGVHGLFILGTTGEAPSLSYRLRRELIERTCELVKDRVPVLVGITDTAFVESVNLAQYSAEQGASAVVTAPPYYFPAAPPELQQYIEDLVAEMPLPMFLYNMPGLTKVSFDIELVRRALDMPGICGVKDSSCDMIYFHRLMEVARERPEWSVLVGPEELTAEAVLLGGHGGINGGANLHPRLYVKMYEAAASQDLPLTRQLHTDVMKLAGSIYTVGRHKSAIIKGIKCGLSLLGICDDQMAEPFQRFNPPEREIIRERLRALALID from the coding sequence ATGTCCTTACCCCAACCTATTCGCGGGATCATCCCGCCCCTGGTCACCCCTTTGTCTGGTCGCGACACCCTTGACGTTGCCGGTCTGGAGCGGCTCGTCGAGCACCTCATCACCGGGGGTGTGCACGGGCTCTTCATCCTGGGCACCACCGGGGAGGCCCCCAGCCTGAGCTACCGCCTGCGGCGTGAGCTGATCGAGCGCACCTGCGAGCTGGTGAAGGATCGTGTGCCGGTGTTGGTGGGCATTACCGATACGGCTTTTGTGGAAAGCGTGAACCTGGCGCAATACTCCGCTGAACAAGGCGCCAGCGCAGTGGTGACGGCACCGCCCTATTATTTCCCGGCGGCACCGCCTGAACTGCAACAGTACATTGAAGACCTCGTGGCGGAAATGCCTCTGCCGATGTTCCTTTATAACATGCCCGGGCTGACCAAGGTGAGCTTTGACATCGAGCTGGTCCGCCGGGCGCTGGACATGCCCGGCATCTGCGGGGTCAAGGACAGCTCCTGTGACATGATCTATTTTCACCGTCTGATGGAAGTCGCCCGTGAGCGCCCGGAATGGAGCGTCCTCGTCGGACCGGAGGAACTCACCGCCGAGGCCGTCCTTCTCGGCGGTCATGGCGGCATCAACGGCGGTGCCAACCTGCACCCGAGGCTGTATGTCAAAATGTATGAGGCCGCCGCCTCACAGGACCTGCCGCTGACACGCCAGCTCCACACGGATGTGATGAAACTCGCCGGCAGCATTTACACCGTGGGCCGTCACAAGAGCGCCATCATCAAGGGCATCAAATGCGGCCTCTCCCTGCTGGGCATCTGCGATGACCAGATGGCCGAGCCCTTCCAGCGCTTCAACCCGCCGGAGCGTGAGATCATCCGTGAAAGACTGCGCGCCCTGGCTCTGATTGATTGA